Sequence from the Onthophagus taurus isolate NC unplaced genomic scaffold, IU_Otau_3.0 ScKx7SY_15, whole genome shotgun sequence genome:
GTAGAAGCGCATGCAATACGCAACaactctttttaatttatttaatgatgaatatttatcaaaaatgtcGCATGTAATTGTACAATGGAaagttagtttattttttttcttttctggtAACTCCTTAGGAAAGTTCATGTCAATATCAGGATAAGTTTTACTCTTTAACCATTTCGGCCCCTCCCACCAAAGGTTAGACTTTATTAATTGAGAAGTCTCGATACCTCTAGAAATCAAATCTGCAGGGTTCTCTGCACTGGTTACGTGCTTCCATTGTGCATGTGCTGTTAGTTCTTGTATTTGCGATACGCGGTTTGCAACAAATGTTTGCCATCTCGAAGGATCCGCATGTATCCAAGCAAGCGCTATGGTGGAATCAGTCCAGAGATAAACCTTAGTAATTTCTGTGTTTAATGAATCAAGTACTTTTTTCACTAGTTCTGCCAACAATAAACAACCATTGAGTTCCAATCTCGGCAATGAAATTTTCCGTAAAGGTGCTACTCTCGATTTGGCGCACAATAAACGAATCTTTGTTTTAGTTTGGTTTATggttttaatgtaaatacatGCTCCGTAAGCCATTTCAGAAGCATCGCTGAAACCATGCATTTCTACCATTGCAAAATCTGTTAGCAAAATGTCTCGATCAATTTGTAGTTTTGCCAAATATTGCATTTCCTCATAAAGCCTCTTGAATGATGTGTAAAGTTCGATAGGTACAGCTTCATCCCACGTGATTCCCAGCTGCCACAAACGCTGTAAAACTACCTTTGCTTTGATCGTAGAAGGAGATACAATACCAAGTGGGTCAAATATCTGAGCAATAATTGACAGAATAATACGTTTCGTTAATTTCCCATATTCAACTATAGGTTTAATTGAATACTTAAGTGTATCGTCTTGTGAGCACCATAAAATTCCCAGCGTTTTTACATCCTTAGAGTCACCTATTAGATAATCCACGCTTGTTTCATCGCTTCCTTGCAGAATTTCTTGTGAATTCGAATTCCATTTCCGCAATTCAAATCCGCAACCATTTAAGATCTCACTtaagtcattttttaatttcaatgcTTCTTCCAAAGTCTTTGAACCTGTAATAAGGTCATCAACATAGAAATCGTCGATTATAACTTTAGCTATGTTAGgatgtttattttgaatatttatgcCAACTTGATGCAGACTGCGAATTGCCAAAAATGATGCTGATGCGGTGCCGTACGTTACCgtgtttaattgaaaatgCTCCAAATCATGTTCAGGACTTTGTCGCCATACAATACGTTGTAAATTTCTCTGACTAGGTATGATGTTTACCTGTCTATACATCTTTGCAATGTCACCGGTTAATACGTAATTATGTTCTCTAAACCTACAGAGAATGGAAAATAATTCCTGTTGTATCGTAGGTCCAATCATTAGAGTATCATTCAGCGAAATGCCAGTACTTGTTTTTGTCGAAGCGTTAAATACTACTCTGAGCCTCGTAGTGCTGCTTGTATCTTTAATCACTGCGTGATGAGGTAAATAATACGCATATGTATCGTCGCGATTTACTCTTGTCATGTGTCCTAATTCTTGATATTCACTCATGAATTCAGAGTATTGTTTCCATAATTCTTGATTCTTGAATAACTTTCgttccaaatttaaaaatcttgcTTCAGCAGTTTCAAACGATGTTCCTAATTCGCTAATATTATCTTTCGTTGGCAGTTGTACCACAAAATGTCCATTGTTGTCCCTTGCAGTCGTCTGTTGATACAGATTCTCACAATATTTTTCCTCCGCAGAAAAAACCATTTGTGCCGCACACTCTTCAACCttccaaaatttttccaaGGCCCTTTGAATCTCGCAGTTATTTATACAAACGTTGCTGCGCACCTTTTGCCTTAAATTTGTACTCATAGGCCCGGATACGATCCATCCCAGTGTTGATTTCTGTAGAACAGGTAAACCAATTCCGAGTTTAATTTGACCCATAGACAACAATTCAGCGAATAAGCCAGCGCctattaaaatatctatttcTCCTGGTTGATGGAATTTCGGATCAGCTAACCTAATGTGTCGCGGTATTTCTAATTCTTTGATGTTTATTGGAACATTTGGCAAGTTATCAGTTATATCTCttataaccaaaaatgataaatcAATGGTGTATGAGTTATATATAGACTTAATCTTGGTATTCGTTCCATACTTAACATTAAGGTTGCATTGACTAATACCTGTTACCGGTACGTTTAAATTGTAAGTATGTAATTGCAGTTTTTCTACAAGCTTCATTGTCATAAAATTCGACTGCGAGCCAGAATCCAAAAGTGCCCTAGcctcacaccattttccagtCGCATCTTTGATGTGAACCTGCGCGGTTGCTAAAATTATCGAAGTATTCTCCAATGCTTTCATGGTATGTGCGGTTGTAACACGTTTTTCAGTTGTGTGTGTATTTGTTTGTGTATCATAATGCAAAAGCGTGTTATGTTTTTGCTTACAAGCCTTACATGTGGACAAAGATTTGCAATCCATCGAGAAATGTCCCGAACGAAGGCAATTTAAGCAAAGCCTGAGTTTTTTAACTTCCTCAACTCTTTTGCTTGTAGTTAATgctttgaatttattacaacCGTAAATGAAATGATCGCCCGATTCACAAAAAACGCATGTTTTGTTGTTCGTAGCTAAATTTGTAATAGTACGCTCATTCTTCTTTTGTCCTATATGTTTATTCGTTTTGTTATGACCTTCTATGGTTTCCAGAATACTGCATCTATTTGTAAGGAAATCTATCATACTTTTTATGTTTGGTACATCATTATTAAATGTCTGCCCCGCGTGCTCCTCCCATTTCATTTTAGAAGCGTCAtccaatttcttaaaaatcaaatgtgTAAGCAACGTGCTCCAGTGCTCTACTGGTTCACCTAAGGCCTTTAAAGAACGAGTGTGCCTGTTATAACTATCAATTAAACGTCTTAAGTTTTGATGAGCTTCTTTTGTAACCATCGGTAATTCAAACAAAGCCTTAACGTGTGTTTTTACTATAACCGCCTTATTTTCGTATCTTTGACGCAACATATCCCAagcaattttgtaattttccttTGTGATTTCAAGAGATTGAATGATATTCGCTGCTTCACCTTTTAAgcaactaaataaataatgaaatttattgatgTCATCTACATAGTTGTCATTGTCAACGAGCGATTTAAAAGTATCGTGAAAATATATCCATTGATCATAATCTCCGTAAAATTTAGGCAAATCCAACGTAGgaagtttaacatttttatgaaaataaccgTCGCTCGGTGCATAAGCCGTCGCAGCCCCCGCCGAACCGGTCGTTTCATCGTTTATAGCGCTTTTACATACGGTGTCATTATCTCGCTCTTGAATAAATGTTGTCGCCTCTGCtattaattcataatattttgtttcaaatatttcgTATTCGTCATTATACTCGTCGTCTTTGTTTAGTAAATCAATCgcgttttgtattttgttaaACTCATGCAAAATCTCTTTAATGTTTTGTAATCTGATTTTcaattcgtttaatttttccgTTGTAATTTTTTCGAGAAACGTCCCGAAACGCGTTAATTGTGCCTTGAGCAGTTTCTTTTTTGCCAACAGAGGTTTGAGTTCCTCCATTTTGTGAAGCAATACTCACgaaaaaggataaaaataaaaaaggactTAGTTTACGTTTTGTGTTTTCTTTCAGGAACCCACCAGTGACCGCCGCCGATGAGTTGACCTCGTGTCGTTGTCGAAGAGAAGAACCAAGTTCCGATCGCCGGACCCCAGCCAAGATGATGCAAttcacgaattttttttttatttttaatgtcttcACTGTTACTAATCCATGCTCGAAGGACCAATGTTTTTGGGGAATAAATCCACTTTTTAGTTTCTgctgtattttaatatattcaagTATAAACGATTAAGTCTTTACATGCCATGACCGTTAACTCGCGTCTTCGCCATGACACCCCTTCGTGTTGTGTGCAATGTGCACCGTTTTCAATACTACCAACCCAACAGTactcaaaacttaaaaatattaatgttactAACTCAACAGCAATGaaatttcaagttattttatctcaaaatttttataactcaactacatatatatcatataccattttaaaaaggaaagtatcagctttaatttaacgtcaaagtcttttattaattttcataaacaaccCTCCCACAACATTTTAAGTTGCAATCcgcattttaatgttttcaatATTACGATGAAAACGCAacgaaatttcaaatatttttatctcaaaatttttataacctaactacatatacatcatataccattttaaagaggaaagttTCAGCGTAAATAAACCCTCCCTCAATTATTTAAGCTGCAACCCACGTTTTGACGTTTTTAGTATTAAGGGGGTAATGCCAcctttgaaatgaaaaaaatcgattttgtttTTGCCTAAAAGTGTTCTTTATACTGTCTAGAATGAGAATCCATTGACCGAAAACATttgcaaaatgtttttctgcctaaaaaattgatttttgtaacatacctCACCGGAAATTCTAAGATTTCTGTATccactttttgtttcatttttttatccaCTGTATATGCAGGTATTTTGACCTTGTtgtacaaaaaagttaaaaaaaacataaaatatcttttttcaaaaacgctATTGAAGTAGGCTTTCGGGTACCTGAATAAACAATAGCATCATAAAAACTCATTTTCGTAGAAAACTTTATCCGACTTCTATCGAACAAAGGGGTAATTCCCCTTTGTTAGGTGGTATACCCTCTTAAGATGAAAACGTAACGAAATTTCAAAtgcttttatctcaaaatttttatcaccCGACtaaatatatatcatatcgACCTATGCAACGAAGACTATTGTAAGTCATTTTTGGTAGAACTGAGATATAAGCGTTTAAAGGTTTTGAACAGATTgcattttaagaaataaaattttctatgtaACAATTTCCTACTTGGTTGCTAtagatattttatatagagGGTTCCGAAAGGATTCACCATAGAAGAATAGCAATTAATtctgttttcttttcaaatttttgtgaCATATAGTTTTCGACGAATTATTTGAAGCAA
This genomic interval carries:
- the LOC139432412 gene encoding uncharacterized protein, encoding MEELKPLLAKKKLLKAQLTRFGTFLEKITTEKLNELKIRLQNIKEILHEFNKIQNAIDLLNKDDEYNDEYEIFETKYYELIAEATTFIQERDNDTVCKSAINDETTGSAGAATAYAPSDGYFHKNVKLPTLDLPKFYGDYDQWIYFHDTFKSLVDNDNYVDDINKFHYLFSCLKGEAANIIQSLEITKENYKIAWDMLRQRYENKAVIVKTHVKALFELPMVTKEAHQNLRRLIDSYNRHTRSLKALGEPVEHWSTLLTHLIFKKLDDASKMKWEEHAGQTFNNDVPNIKSMIDFLTNRCSILETIEGHNKTNKHIGQKKNERTITNLATNNKTCVFCESGDHFIYGCNKFKALTTSKRVEEVKKLRLCLNCLRSGHFSMDCKSLSTCKACKQKHNTLLHYDTQTNTHTTEKRVTTAHTMKALENTSIILATAQVHIKDATGKWCEARALLDSGSQSNFMTMKLVEKLQLHTYNLNVPVTGISQCNLNVKYGTNTKIKSIYNSYTIDLSFLVIRDITDNLPNVPINIKELEIPRHIRLADPKFHQPGEIDILIGAGLFAELLSMGQIKLGIGLPVLQKSTLGWIVSGPMSTNLRQKVRSNVCINNCEIQRALEKFWKVEECAAQMVFSAEEKYCENLYQQTTARDNNGHFVVQLPTKDNISELGTSFETAEARFLNLERKLFKNQELWKQYSEFMSEYQELGHMTRVNRDDTYAYYLPHHAVIKDTSSTTRLRVVFNASTKTSTGISLNDTLMIGPTIQQELFSILCRFREHNYVLTGDIAKMYRQVNIIPSQRNLQRIVWRQSPEHDLEHFQLNTVTYGTASASFLAIRSLHQVGINIQNKHPNIAKVIIDDFYVDDLITGSKTLEEALKLKNDLSEILNGCGFELRKWNSNSQEILQGSDETSVDYLIGDSKDVKTLGILWCSQDDTLKYSIKPIVEYGKLTKRIILSIIAQIFDPLGIVSPSTIKAKVVLQRLWQLGITWDEAVPIELYTSFKRLYEEMQYLAKLQIDRDILLTDFAMVEMHGFSDASEMAYGACIYIKTINQTKTKIRLLCAKSRVAPLRKISLPRLELNGCLLLAELVKKVLDSLNTEITKVYLWTDSTIALAWIHADPSRWQTFVANRVSQIQELTAHAQWKHVTSAENPADLISRGIETSQLIKSNLWWEGPKWLKSKTYPDIDMNFPKELPEKKKNKLTFHCTITCDIFDKYSSLNKLKRVVAYCMRFYNNLREPNENKIKAKLTTLELESAFMRLLKVMQRQEFKTEIDLLMAKKNLPKSSKLLSLNPMYEDGLLRVGGRLRNSEYDYDIKHPIILAKGHPLTNLIIREEHLRNLHLGPQGLLSCIRQRFWPVGGLTVVKGVIGRCIVCFRTKPVSPSYLMGDLPRDRTSAIRPFYVVGIDFAGPFNSKDGKLRNRTIIKSYVCLFVCFATKAVHIEVVSDLSTDSFLNAFKRFVSRRGLCKRVYTDNATNFVGAKNYLNELKKVIDYNNDKLERFCLRNNIDWQFIPARSPHFGGLWESAIKSAKSHFIRIIGCNVLTFEELTTIFTQIEAILNSRPLTPLSTHPDDFLALTPGHFLIGEPLNTIPQRDVMDIPFNRLNQFNKLQQMYQHFWRRWSMEYINILQQRGRWSQAVGENDKIGQLILLKEDNTPPLKWRLGRILEVHPGSDNIVRVISVKTTSGVVKRAVKKVCVLPIDVEVPKKL